In a single window of the Sus scrofa isolate TJ Tabasco breed Duroc unplaced genomic scaffold, Sscrofa11.1 Contig2509, whole genome shotgun sequence genome:
- the LOC100518976 gene encoding olfactory receptor 4L1-like, with translation MRYKFSENSYTDSIKMKNSSVISEFVLLGLTNTWELEIFFFFIFLLAYAVIMAGNFLIVVTVTFDSHLHSIPMYFLLGNLSFLDMSISTITTPKMVADFLKENKTISLWGCMAQMFFLHFLGGSEMTLLIVMAVDRYIAICRPLHYTTIMNHRMLMGSVLLSWAVGFVHTMSQMVFTITLPFCGPNVVDNIFCDLPLVLKLACTDTYVLELLVIADSGLLSFICFILLLISYTVILVTVRHRSSGGLSKALSTLSAHITVVTLFFGPCIFIYVWPFSSFSVDKFLSVFYSVITPLLNPIIYTLRNQEMKAAMSRLRTQHVSSRQNF, from the exons ATGCGGTATAA attttctgaaaACTCCTATACAGACTCGATCAAAATGAAGAATAGCTCAGTAATATCTGAGTTTGTTTTGTTAGGACTCACCAACACTTGGgaacttgaaattttcttttttttcatatttttgttggcATATGCAGTGATTATGGCAGGGAATTTTCTCATTGTGGTCACTGTCACTTTTGACTCTCATCTGCACTCGATACCAATGTACTTCCTCCTTGGAAATCTCTCCTTTCTTGATATGTCTATCTCTACAATCACAACCCCTAAGATGGTTGCCGATTTTCTCAAGGAGAATAAAACAATTTCTCTGTGGGGCTGTATGGCTCAGATGTTCTTCCTTCACTTTTTAGGGGGCAGTGAGATGACTCTTCTCATAGTTATGGCTGTTGATCGGTACATTGCAATATGCAGACCTCTTCATTACACAACCATCATGAACCACCGGATGCTCATGGGCTCTGTGCTGCTGTCATGGGCTGTTGGTTTTGTGCATACGATGAGCCAGATGGTTTTTACCATCACCTTgcccttctgtggccccaatgtaGTGGACAATATTTTTTGTGACCTTCCTCTAGTTCTAAAGCTTGCCTGCACTGACACCTATGTTCTGGAGTTGCTGGTGATTGCTGACAGTGGACTACTGTCTTTCATTTGCTTCATACTCTTACTCATTTCCTACACTGTCATTCTGGTAACCGTCCGACATCGATCCTCTGGTGGCCTCTCCAAGGCTCTGTCCACACTGTCTGCTCATATTACTGTCGTCACTCTGTTCTTTGGGCCATGTATCTTCATTTACGTTTGGCCATTTAGTAGCTTTTCAGTGGAcaaatttctttctgtgttttattcaGTTATCACACCATTATTGAACCCCATTATTTACACTCTGAGGAATCAGGAAATGAAAGCCGCTATGAGTAGGCTGAGGACTCAACATGTAAGCTCCAGACAGAACTTCTAG